Part of the Falco cherrug isolate bFalChe1 chromosome 1, bFalChe1.pri, whole genome shotgun sequence genome, TCCCCGCCTCCCACGGCATTTGGAGAGCAGTAGGGCTGCCACAGCTTCCCTATGGAGGTGCAGACTACAAAGAGGAGCTTGGTGGGGTCTCCTCTTCTGTATTCCTCTTCTCCTTCTGATCAGCACCGACCACATCCTCATCCTGCAGTGGGTCTTTGAGCAGCAAAGCCTCTGAGCCAGTGCTCACTGTGCTGGGGGGTCTCAGCCGCTGCCGAAGGGCTGCTGTGGGATCCAGGCTGGATCAGCACTTCGGAAAAACCAGACTCTCACCAGTACCTGAacccagagctgggagctggacATCACAGGCCTATTCATATCAACTCAGATCTTGCTGTCCAGGCTGAGACTGGTTCTTCAGACTGAGAACCTGCATTTCAGATTTGTCTTTTAAAGTAAATCAGGCCTGCTGAAAACATAAAactaaagcaaaagccatgcagaAAGGATCAGTGTTTTCCTTGGTGAATTGCCTCAGGGCACACACTTAttaaaggcagaagcagagtgGTGGAGGTAATGAACCTGTCTCTCTTGCCTGTGGTCCAGCTCTGGTTGCGTAAGGAGGCTGATGGCTGGGGTGGGTTgatgggtgctgctggcagacagCGCTAGTGCAAATGAGCAGATGCTGCAAACCAGCTTTGCCCCTGCAGACCTAGAGGAACAGCCCTTCTTAAACACCCTCTGCCAGAGGGAACAAAAAAGTGCTGCTTGTGATGCTGCTCGTGATGCTGCTCCTTGCCTCGATGCTCTGGAACAATAAATAAAGCCTGCAGACACCCTGCACTGAGCAAGGAGTGAGCTCTGGTTTGCAGCCATGTCTCAGCCAGCCGCTGTAACAGGCCAGTGGCAGGGAAGTCCTGGCCATGAGCATCACGTCTGGTCCTCCTAAGCGCTGGTGATGTGTGCTGCCCATTCTGGTGGCTCCTCGGATACAAAGTGGTCTGGAACTATGttgtcctgctcctgctctccaCTAACTCCAGACGAGCCATCTCTGGCCTCCGAATTTCTACATCTGAACTGGTTTTCAGTTGGCAGTGCTCACACCAGCCTTCACTCACACTCTGTAGTCGGTTGGCTCCTCTCTGCTGATGTATCTTGTAGAAGCTGCAGGATGGAGCCACTTaggagctttgcttttcccaaTATGTGATGTTGGGTTACTCACTGGACAGGAGAGTGATGCAGAGAGCTCGGACCTACCTCGCTGGGCTCAGCTGCAAAATCCTACTTGCCTTTTATTCTGGGACTGCTtggatgaaataaaaagttctttttcaCATTGAAGACTGGTACAGTATGTTTCACCTGTAGGGAAGAGACTTACTGGAATTAAATCCTCTAGGAGAATAGAAGAATGTGTTCCTTTTTATGGCTAACCAACACAGGTGGGTAGAAGTGAGTGGAGCCTTCCTGGGAAGGTCCTGGGCTGCCCTCAGCGGTTAAAGAAGAAGGACTTGAGGGTCTGCAGAAACTGTGacttctgcctctgcttctgcttcttccgGATGATGGGGATCCAGACAAGGCCACAAACGAGGAGCATCAGTCCCAAGGACAGTAAAGCTGGGCCACACATTTTGTAGATGTGTTTGTTCTTGATTTGGATGCACGACAGGCTGGTGATGACCATCCCGAAGAGGAAGATAGCTGCTCCGACAGACACGACAATGACAGGCTTGTGGTATATGTCCCACTTGCTTCTGGATGCACTGGTCCAGACGGACTCACTCCGGGAGCTGATGCAGAGGGTGCTGGCCGTGTTACTGATCGGCAGCTCCTTGGACTGAGGTGACTTCTCACTCCCGTCTGGGCTCTTGGGGGGAATTTCCATGGTGACGGGATCTGAGACAGAGACCTGAGATGgacaaaagagaaagagcagaGCAAGGCTAATGATGGAGGATGGATTGGCTGCTTTCTGTTTGGTCATTAATCGGTGCCAAGTCAAATGAAGGTGGAGAAGGCTTTGTGGGTCACTGCAGGGAGAGAAGAGCATCAGCTCACCAGCTTCCAGCTCCCACAGGGATTCAGTGGTGGGATGAGTAGATTTCCATTGGAAACCACTACCCTGAACCTCCCagggctcccagctgcttgcaggGGAGTAGCAGGGTACTGCAAGCAGGGCTGGTGATGCTGGCTGATTCCCCAGACCCGCTTTCCCTCCCAGATGCAAATTACACCCCCGTTACACCTTGTAGCAAGGTCATGTCTCCCTCTTGCAGGtgtggaaactgaggcacaggtgTTCTGTGTCAGGGCCACTCAGTAAGAGAGCAGAAATCCCCCTCCCATGGGCTGAGTGCTTTCTTTGTGTCCCTGGGGCTGGATTTTTCTTATTGCCACGTCCAGCCTAGATATGCCAGCCTTGTAGTAGCCACAATGCAGGAGCTTCTTGTTCCCTTCTTAAATGCATAGAtgggagatggggaaatgctcATCACAGAGGGGAAGTTTTCCAGCTGTAAgttggggcaggctgctgtgggagggCTCTTGAGCTCGGTAGCAGGAGCATGCTGAAATACTCTGCCTTGTGACAGCTGGGTTGGCAGTGTGGCTTTTTGGTGCATTATTTTTTCACTAACTCGAGGAGGAAATATGCTTTCCCAGAAGCAAAGTGCCTTTAGCATGGAGAAAACAT contains:
- the PIRT gene encoding phosphoinositide-interacting protein, with translation MVSVSDPVTMEIPPKSPDGSEKSPQSKELPISNTASTLCISSRSESVWTSASRSKWDIYHKPVIVVSVGAAIFLFGMVITSLSCIQIKNKHIYKMCGPALLSLGLMLLVCGLVWIPIIRKKQKQRQKSQFLQTLKSFFFNR